Proteins from a genomic interval of Paenibacillus sp. RC334:
- a CDS encoding dihydrolipoamide acetyltransferase family protein gives MSDQKQWTDVTMPQLAESLVSATIAKWLKQPGETVEQFEPICEVITDKVNAEIPSTLDGIMGDLLAEEGQTVAVGELICRIQTKSAAPVVSTGATPVAPPPQGNAQEQVQSQQGAASDQSMRGRFSPAVQTLAAQHSIDLNQVTGTGMGGRITRKDVLNYVQQGGSAQAGVSEQPTATTPAQGSPFAGRQQSAVQQSTPIQNMDPAIPVRNSGIHLTEAPKAPVIEVEGGNNNRSEYFIDVTPIRSAIARNMRQSVSEIPHAWTMIEVDVTNLVMLRNKIKNEFKQKEGINITYLAFLMKAVVNAIKEYPIMNSVWAVDKIIVKRDINISLAVGTEDAVLTPVIKKADQKNIAGLAREIDDLARKTREGTLKLDDMQGGTFTVNNTGSFGSILSYPVINYPQAAILTFESIVKRPVVIDDMIAVRSMANLCLSLDHRILDGVICGRFLQRIKENLEGYTLDTKLY, from the coding sequence AATGGACCGACGTGACCATGCCCCAATTGGCAGAATCGCTTGTATCGGCGACAATTGCAAAATGGCTGAAACAACCTGGCGAAACGGTGGAGCAATTCGAACCGATTTGCGAGGTCATTACAGATAAAGTGAACGCGGAAATTCCATCGACATTGGACGGAATTATGGGTGATCTGTTGGCAGAGGAGGGTCAGACGGTAGCCGTTGGAGAATTGATTTGCCGTATTCAGACGAAGTCGGCTGCACCTGTTGTATCAACTGGAGCGACTCCCGTTGCGCCACCACCTCAAGGCAACGCACAAGAACAAGTACAATCCCAACAGGGTGCTGCCTCAGATCAATCCATGCGGGGACGTTTTTCTCCAGCGGTGCAAACGCTGGCTGCTCAGCACAGCATAGACCTGAATCAGGTGACAGGCACAGGCATGGGTGGACGAATTACTCGCAAAGATGTGCTGAATTATGTACAACAGGGTGGTTCCGCTCAGGCAGGGGTATCCGAACAGCCAACTGCAACGACACCAGCGCAAGGCTCTCCTTTTGCCGGAAGACAGCAGTCTGCTGTTCAGCAAAGTACACCGATTCAAAATATGGACCCTGCAATTCCGGTGCGCAACAGCGGCATTCATTTGACGGAAGCTCCGAAAGCTCCCGTGATCGAAGTTGAGGGTGGCAACAATAACAGATCGGAGTATTTTATCGACGTTACACCGATTCGCAGTGCGATTGCCCGCAATATGCGGCAAAGTGTCTCTGAAATTCCACATGCCTGGACGATGATTGAGGTGGATGTAACCAATCTGGTGATGCTCCGCAACAAGATCAAAAATGAGTTCAAGCAAAAAGAAGGCATTAACATTACGTACCTGGCCTTCCTCATGAAAGCAGTCGTGAATGCCATCAAGGAATATCCGATCATGAATTCGGTATGGGCTGTAGACAAAATTATCGTCAAAAGAGATATCAACATTTCGCTGGCCGTGGGTACAGAGGACGCAGTTCTTACACCTGTTATTAAAAAAGCGGATCAGAAAAATATTGCCGGACTGGCGCGTGAAATTGACGATTTGGCACGTAAAACACGTGAAGGTACGCTCAAGCTGGACGATATGCAGGGTGGGACGTTCACTGTGAACAACACTGGCTCCTTTGGTTCAATACTGTCATATCCGGTGATTAACTATCCGCAGGCTGCGATTCTGACCTTTGAATCCATCGTTAAAAGACCAGTGGTGATTGATGATATGATCGCGGTTCGCTCAATGGCTAACCTGTGTCTGTCGCTGGATCATCGCATTTTGGATGGTGTGATCTGCGGACGATTCCTGCAACGGATCAAAGAAAACCTGGAAGGCTACACCTTGGATACGAAGCTGTACTAA